One window from the genome of Anopheles coluzzii chromosome X, AcolN3, whole genome shotgun sequence encodes:
- the LOC120950724 gene encoding zinc finger protein 865-like, protein MKSAPPAGIIGFPGAAVGAIPFVFPFAPLGLGLFDADPQRLLSLLHHQSALAEEALRYRSLLFGGGTTTPDGTPSQHQQPLEDCKEPLNLHATTHASTTATAASYEHDKMAAGSSPTKATMIRVRDGLTKEGFRNGGGEELLLRKPPPPPPPPPATPAASAPSSSAPSPSCDDTGLSLFRDVRQLSGGSPTPTTSTGGGSGSAAAAASGTDTAKCHICMANFPSAWLLEQHSALQHPHLTIHDDKPYLCGLCGQKSRYACCRYRTVLAKHHRGEPGGGGGRSRVPADKLFTCDVCGMQFRYLKSFKKHRLNHALERLHGKKGGGGGVGAPPADSEPAVSSTNEGGGGGEAASSAMVADLRSRTAAGVGDGSEGGGTVEQDDTVSDSALQNQPAADCAPPTAADDTHTKISSSSNSGGGGGGGCSNGSSNSNNSSSSGSSSACSTTATTTTINNSTVCHSNGINASPCSNGGRIGPMVEAASEALLTGELKRYQAASVAAVAAAAAHHHHHQHHASVVRSMEAESSSVHGSAAAPGAATTPTSGGGLVHAHAHALSPPGTTTTATSGPASSLSHTLNSLINAETIPHHRLLGLDPQEASILNFLRVDAAEKQRDRRFACPFCGKCVRSKENLKLHVRKHTGERPFVCLFCGRAFGGKSDLTRHLRIHTGERPYHCEACGKCFARADYLSKHLTTHVHQLSPRP, encoded by the coding sequence ATGAAGTCGGCCCCGCCGGCCGGCATCATCGGCTTTCCGGGCGCGGCCGTCGGTGCGATCCCGTTCGTCTTTCCGTTCGCGCCGCTCGGGCTCGGCCTGTTCGATGCCGATCCGCAGCGGCTGCTCTCGCTGCTGCACCACCAGTCGGCGCTGGCGGAGGAGGCGCTGCGCTACCGCAGCCTGCTGTTCGGCGGCGGCACCACCACGCCGGACGGGACGCCGAGCCAGCACCAACAGCCGCTCGAAGACTGCAAGGAGCCGCTCAACCTGCACGCCACGACCCACGCAAGCACCACCGCCACGGCAGCGTCCTACGAGCACGACAAGATGGCCGCCGGCAGCTCGCCGACGAAAGCGACGATGATTCGCGTCCGGGACGGACTCACCAAGGAAGGCTTCCGCAATGGGGGCGGTGAGGAGCTGTTGCTGcgcaaaccaccaccaccaccaccaccaccaccagctacACCAGCGGCATCAGCACCGTCCTCGTCTGCCCCGTCGCCCAGCTGCGACGACACTGGGCTGTCGCTGTTCCGCGACGTCCGGCAGCTGAGTGGCGGCTCGCCCACGcccaccacctccaccgggggcggcagtggcagcgcggcggcagcagcgtcCGGCACCGACACCGCCAAGTGTCACATCTGCATGGCCAACTTCCCGTCCGCCTGGCTGCTGGAGCAGCACTCCGCCCTGCAGCACCCGCACCTGACGATCCACGACGACAAGCCGTACCTGTGCGGGCTGTGCGGGCAGAAGAGCCGGTACGCCTGCTGCCGGTACCGGACGGTGCTGGCGAAGCATCACCGGGGGgagccgggcggcggcggcggtcgGAGCCGGGTCCCGGCCGACAAGCTCTTCACCTGCGACGTGTGCGGCATGCAGTTCCGCTACCTGAAGTCGTTCAAGAAGCACCGGCTGAACCACGCGCTCGAGCGGCTCCACGGCAAGAAGGGTGGTGGGGGCGGGGTGGGAGCACCGCCCGCCGACAGCGAGCCGGCCGTGTCGAGCACGAACgagggcggcggcggcggcgaggCGGCCAGCAGCGCGATGGTGGCCGATCTGCGCAGCCGCACGGCGGCCGGCGTGGGCGACGGCTCGGAGGGGGGAGGCACGGTGGAGCAGGACGACACGGTGTCCGATTCGGCGCTGCAAAACCAACCGGCGGCCGACTGCGCCCCTCCGACGGCGGCCGATGACACGCACACTAAgatcagcagcagtagtaacagtggcggcggcggcggcggcggctgtaGTAATGGtagtagcaacagcaacaacagtagcagcagtggtagtagtagtgcgTGCAgcaccactgccaccaccacgaccatcaacaacagcaccgTCTGTCACAGCAACGGGATCAATGCGAGCCCCTGCAGCAATGGTGGGCGCATCGGGCCGATGGTGGAGGCCGCTAGCGAGGCGCTGCTGACCGGCGAGCTGAAGCGCTACCAGGCGGcctcggtggcggcggtggcggctgccgccgcccatcaccaccaccaccagcaccacgcGTCCGTCGTCCGCTCGATGGAGGCTGAATCGAGCAGTGTGCATGGCAGTGCGGCAGCACCCGGGGCGGCGACCACACCGACCAGTGGCGGGGGGCTGGTGCATGCGCACGCGCACGCCCTGTCGCCgcccggcaccaccaccaccgctaccAGCGGGCCGGCCTCCTCGCTCAGCCACACGCTCAACAGTCTGATCAACGCGGAGACGATACCGCACCACCGGCTGCTCGGGCTCGATCCGCAGGAAGCCTCCATCCTGAACTTTCTGCGGGTGGACGCGGCCGAGAAGCAGCGGGACCGCCGGTTCGCCTGCCCGTTCTGCGGCAAGTGCGTCCGGTCGAAGGAAAACCTGAAGCTGCACGTCCGCAAGCACACCGGCGAGCGGCCGTTCGTCTGCCTGTTCTGTGGGCGCGCGTTCGGCGGCAAGTCCGACCTGACGCGCCACCTGCGCATCCACACCGGCGAGCGGCCGTACCACTGCGAGGCGTGCGGCAAGTGCTTCGCCCGGGCCGACTACCTCTCCAAGCATCTGACCACGCACGTCCACCAGCTGTCGCCGCGCCCGTGA